In the genome of Apodemus sylvaticus chromosome 2, mApoSyl1.1, whole genome shotgun sequence, one region contains:
- the LOC127677419 gene encoding olfactory receptor 13-like — protein sequence MGGNQTLITQFILLGFPLSPRMQMLLFVLFSLFYAFTLLGNGTILGLICLDSRLHTPMYFFLSHLAIVDISYACNTVPQMLVNLMDPAKPISFAGCMMQTFLFLTFAHTECLLLVVMSYDRYVAICHPLRYMAIMSWRVCVILVVTSWILGVLLALVHLVLLLPLPFCGSQKVNHFFCEIIAVLKLACSDTSINEFMVLAGAVSVLVGPFSSIVISYAHILCAILKIKSQQGRQKSFSICSSHLCVVGLFYGTAIVMYIGPQQGKSDEQKKYLLLFHSLFNPMLNPLIYSLRNKEVKSALKRTLIKEDIS from the coding sequence ATGGGGGGAAATCAGACCTTGATTACTCAGTTCATCCTCCTGGGATTTCCACTCAGCCCAAGGATGCAGATGCTCCTCTTTGTCCTCTTCTCCCTGTTCTACGCCTTCACCCTGCTGGGGAATGGGACCATCCTGGGACTTATCTGCCTGGACTCCAGACTCcacactcccatgtacttcttcctgtcCCACCTGGCCATCGTAGATATTTCCTATGCCTGCAACACAGTGCCCCAGATGCTGGTAAACCTCATGGACCCAGCCAAGCCGATCTCTTTTGCTGGCTGCATGATGCAGACCTTTCTCTTTTTGACATTTGCACACACAGAATGTCTTCTATTGGTGGTGATGTCCTATGATCggtatgtggccatctgccaccCGCTCCGATACATGGCCATCATGAGCTGGAGAGTTTGTGTTATACTGGTGGTGACTTCTTGGATTTTAGGAGTCCTCTTGGCCCTGGTCCATCTAGTATTGCTGTTACCATTACCCTTCTGTGGCTCGCAAAAAGTCAATCACTTTTTCTGTGAAATTATAGCTGTTCTCAAACTTGCTTGTTCAGACACCAGCATCAATGAGTTCATGGTTTTGGCTGGGGCTGTGTCTGTGCTTGTCGGACCATTTTCCTCAATTGTAATCTCTTATGCTCATATTCTATGTGCCATCCTGAAGATTAAGTCGCAACAGGGACGCCAGAAATCCTTCTCCATTTGCTCCTCCCATCTCTGTGTAGTTGGACTCTTTTATGGTACAGCCATTGTCATGTACATCGGGCCTCAACAAGGGAAGTCCGATGAGCAGAAGAAATATCTCTTGCTGTTCCATAGCCTTTTCAATCCTATGCTCAACCCCCTGATCTATAGTCTGAGGAACAAAGAGGTCAAAAGTGCTCTGAAGAGGACACTCATAAAAGAGGACATCTCTTGA